One stretch of Thermanaerosceptrum fracticalcis DNA includes these proteins:
- a CDS encoding ABC transporter permease translates to MGEKKSQNHENWTNIIQPRKGWFDINLKEIWQYRDLIMLFVRRDFVSIYKQTILGPIWFILQPLFTTITFTIVFGKIAQIPTEGIPEVLFYMSGIVCWNYFASCLNKTSDTFFANAGIFGKVYFPRLVVPISTVITNMFTFTIQFVLFLLFLLYFKISGSSVNLTGWVFFTPLLLLYMATLGLGVGIFISSLTTKYRDLTFLVGFGVQLWMYATPIVYPLSQVPERWRWLYSFNPMTVVIETFRYAFLGMGTIQLWQIGFSVMITTFIFLAGLVLFGRVEKTFMDTI, encoded by the coding sequence ATGGGAGAAAAAAAGTCCCAGAATCATGAAAACTGGACAAACATTATTCAACCAAGAAAAGGCTGGTTCGATATCAACCTAAAAGAGATATGGCAGTACAGGGACCTTATTATGCTGTTTGTTCGTAGGGATTTTGTTTCTATTTACAAACAGACAATTCTTGGTCCCATCTGGTTTATTTTACAGCCTTTATTTACCACTATTACCTTTACCATAGTCTTTGGTAAGATAGCACAAATACCTACTGAAGGTATTCCAGAAGTGCTCTTTTATATGTCCGGGATTGTATGCTGGAACTATTTTGCTTCCTGTCTAAACAAAACATCAGATACCTTTTTCGCTAATGCGGGTATTTTCGGTAAGGTTTACTTCCCGCGTCTGGTTGTCCCCATATCTACAGTCATCACGAACATGTTTACCTTCACTATTCAGTTCGTTCTCTTCCTGCTATTTCTCCTTTACTTTAAGATTTCCGGTTCTTCCGTTAATTTAACCGGGTGGGTTTTCTTCACTCCACTACTCCTGCTCTATATGGCGACGCTGGGGCTGGGTGTTGGCATTTTTATCTCATCTTTAACCACCAAATATCGTGACCTCACCTTTCTTGTAGGCTTTGGGGTTCAATTGTGGATGTATGCTACGCCCATTGTCTATCCCCTATCCCAGGTTCCCGAAAGATGGCGGTGGCTTTATTCTTTTAACCCAATGACGGTAGTTATTGAGACTTTCAGATATGCCTTTTTGGGCATGGGTACCATACAGCTGTGGCAGATTGGATTTAGCGTTATGATTACGACCTTCATTTTTCTCGCCGGGCTAGTATTATTCGGCAGAGTGGAAAAGACTTTTATGGACACCATATAA